In Sulfurisphaera javensis, a single genomic region encodes these proteins:
- a CDS encoding class I SAM-dependent methyltransferase — protein sequence MLFVSVRATDEELRQVYENIPKSYDRANRFMSFNQDVKWRADLVKTILHYCEKPKLVLDVAGGKGELTYVFKKIYKGNFFPVISDYAINMLKLAIVKDDKVLASFEFLPFRDNAFDVVMSSFALHASDNIESVIKEMNRVSKRVIGFIAMGKPDNKLKRIYLSIYLRFIMPYIAIFAKGRPKDYKYIYYIYKRLNTNSYYKNIFFKHLDVKVYEEKALNLFYFVVGYKKCARKNQRNYFGERLLEK from the coding sequence ATTTTATTTGTGTCAGTAAGAGCAACGGATGAGGAGTTAAGGCAAGTTTACGAGAATATACCAAAGTCATATGATAGAGCAAATAGGTTTATGTCTTTTAATCAAGACGTAAAGTGGAGAGCCGATTTAGTTAAGACCATCCTACATTATTGTGAAAAACCTAAGTTAGTTTTAGATGTAGCAGGAGGTAAAGGAGAGTTAACTTATGTATTTAAAAAGATATACAAGGGTAATTTCTTCCCAGTAATAAGCGATTATGCTATTAACATGTTAAAGTTAGCAATAGTTAAAGATGACAAAGTTTTAGCTTCTTTTGAGTTCTTGCCTTTTAGAGATAACGCATTTGATGTAGTAATGAGTAGTTTTGCTCTTCATGCCTCAGATAATATTGAATCTGTAATTAAAGAAATGAATAGGGTATCTAAAAGAGTTATAGGATTTATAGCAATGGGAAAGCCAGACAATAAACTAAAGAGAATTTATCTGAGTATTTATTTAAGATTTATAATGCCTTACATAGCAATATTTGCAAAAGGAAGACCAAAAGACTATAAATACATATATTATATTTATAAAAGACTGAATACAAATTCCTATTATAAAAACATATTCTTTAAACATTTAGATGTTAAAGTCTATGAAGAAAAAGCCTTAAACTTATTTTATTTTGTTGTTGGGTATAAAAAATGTGCAAGGAAAAACCAAAGAAACTATTTCGGAGAAAGATTATTAGAAAAGTAA
- the nrfD gene encoding NrfD/PsrC family molybdoenzyme membrane anchor subunit: MASLLALILGLVFLVLDAGKPATAWEIITYGLEYGRWESWMFLGTIFLSVLVLLILIYIWLGGISKIFSKIGSWYVVKSKMFSVRYLLINSNFWNS; the protein is encoded by the coding sequence ATAGCGTCTCTATTAGCCTTAATTTTAGGCTTAGTATTTCTTGTACTTGATGCTGGTAAACCAGCTACAGCTTGGGAAATTATCACTTATGGCTTAGAATATGGCAGATGGGAGAGTTGGATGTTCTTAGGTACTATCTTCTTATCAGTTTTAGTTCTTCTAATACTAATTTATATATGGTTAGGTGGAATTTCAAAAATATTTAGCAAAATTGGTTCATGGTATGTTGTAAAGTCAAAGATGTTTTCAGTTAGATACTTACTAATTAATAGTAATTTTTGGAATTCTTAG
- the hypD gene encoding hydrogenase formation protein HypD, translated as MDLPKEIELLFRENLPLAKKIAKEIERLTPLVLRKTGLEKIKIMNFCGSHEWTTTHYGIRAVLPPEIELIPGPGCPVCVTPSSDIENLINLAMEGYRIYVFGDGFKLPTVNHYKTGQISSLSHARALGADVRIVYSFADAIEDVKKDGKKSIFFGMGFETTAPSYAVLFATQKIPKNLMFYSSIKLTAPAAEYAVQVHKEKKRVPVSGVIGPGHVSTIIGAMSWDFFPEKYGIPAVVSGFEPIDVLTGVMIILKNLYTGNITFTDLEYIRVAKREGNLFAKAKINDVFDVVDAIWRGIGTIPKSGLDLNDKFKEYNARLLVNEKPWDYDLPPGCRCNEVTLGLAYPTDCPLFMKACTPARPWGPCMVSMEGACAVWARFGSSERVLSIVKEVR; from the coding sequence ATGGATTTGCCTAAAGAAATTGAATTATTGTTTAGAGAGAATTTACCTTTAGCTAAGAAAATTGCTAAAGAGATAGAAAGATTAACACCACTTGTTCTAAGAAAGACTGGTCTAGAGAAGATAAAAATAATGAACTTTTGTGGCTCTCATGAATGGACTACTACTCATTACGGTATAAGAGCAGTTCTACCCCCAGAAATTGAACTTATTCCTGGACCTGGATGTCCAGTATGTGTAACCCCAAGTAGTGATATAGAGAATTTAATAAATTTAGCAATGGAAGGGTATAGAATTTACGTTTTTGGAGACGGTTTTAAATTACCAACAGTTAATCATTATAAAACTGGACAGATAAGTTCTTTGTCTCATGCAAGAGCTTTAGGTGCAGATGTAAGAATAGTATATAGTTTTGCCGATGCAATAGAAGATGTGAAGAAAGATGGAAAGAAATCTATCTTTTTTGGAATGGGCTTCGAAACTACAGCACCAAGCTATGCAGTATTATTTGCTACTCAGAAAATACCTAAAAACTTAATGTTTTATTCTTCAATAAAGTTAACTGCACCGGCTGCTGAGTATGCTGTGCAAGTACACAAGGAGAAAAAAAGAGTTCCAGTATCTGGAGTAATTGGTCCTGGCCATGTTTCAACAATTATTGGGGCTATGAGTTGGGATTTCTTCCCAGAGAAATATGGTATTCCGGCAGTTGTGAGTGGTTTCGAACCTATTGACGTTTTAACGGGAGTTATGATTATTCTAAAGAATTTGTATACTGGTAACATTACCTTTACTGACCTAGAATACATAAGAGTAGCTAAAAGGGAAGGAAACTTATTTGCAAAAGCGAAAATAAATGATGTATTTGATGTAGTAGATGCAATATGGAGAGGTATTGGAACTATTCCGAAAAGTGGCCTTGATTTAAATGACAAGTTCAAAGAATATAATGCAAGGCTTTTAGTTAATGAAAAACCATGGGACTACGATTTACCACCTGGTTGTAGATGCAACGAAGTAACTTTAGGTTTAGCATATCCAACTGATTGTCCACTATTTATGAAAGCATGTACCCCGGCTAGACCCTGGGGACCATGTATGGTTAGCATGGAAGGTGCGTGTGCAGTTTGGGCAAGATTTGGTTCTAGCGAAAGAGTTTTGAGCATAGTCAAAGAGGTGAGATAA
- a CDS encoding hydrogenase maturation protease, translated as MAIKIIGMGNRLYGDDAIGSLVASCIGGLDAEANGFQALAFIEKGDIVFFIDAMIMDEEFNLFKINVEKAEETEISDPHRLSPIQVVSLAKKAGNVPKEAYILAIKPERIDWPGVSNEAIERVKKLFQKYNDFLASYGIIINIDELLKCVKEKSNTPWI; from the coding sequence ATGGCTATCAAAATTATAGGCATGGGAAATAGGCTTTATGGGGATGATGCAATAGGTTCGTTAGTTGCATCATGTATAGGAGGATTAGATGCTGAGGCTAACGGTTTTCAGGCCTTAGCATTTATTGAGAAAGGTGACATTGTGTTTTTTATTGACGCAATGATTATGGATGAAGAATTTAATTTGTTTAAAATTAATGTAGAAAAAGCCGAAGAAACTGAAATCTCAGATCCCCATAGATTGTCTCCTATTCAAGTTGTATCATTAGCAAAAAAAGCCGGTAATGTACCGAAAGAGGCATATATATTAGCAATAAAACCTGAAAGGATAGACTGGCCTGGTGTAAGTAATGAAGCAATAGAAAGAGTTAAGAAATTATTTCAGAAATATAATGATTTTTTAGCTAGTTATGGTATCATAATAAACATAGACGAATTATTGAAATGTGTTAAAGAAAAAAGTAATACTCCATGGATTTAA
- a CDS encoding Rieske (2Fe-2S) protein, protein MILKIKKNDIPPNSMVEMYFQNGKPWERKPVLVVNYKGKFFALEPFCTHDGLSLEDGFITDDGKIVCPWHGSVFDIQTGKVVDGPAKRDLKVYKVIEKEKEVEIYE, encoded by the coding sequence ATGATATTAAAGATAAAAAAGAACGATATACCCCCAAACTCTATGGTTGAAATGTATTTTCAGAATGGAAAACCATGGGAAAGGAAGCCAGTTTTGGTTGTAAACTATAAGGGAAAATTTTTTGCTTTAGAACCTTTTTGTACACATGACGGATTATCTTTAGAAGACGGGTTCATAACTGATGATGGTAAAATTGTTTGTCCTTGGCACGGCTCCGTATTTGATATTCAAACTGGAAAGGTAGTTGATGGTCCAGCGAAGAGGGATTTAAAAGTGTATAAAGTTATTGAAAAAGAAAAAGAGGTGGAAATTTATGAGTGA
- a CDS encoding hyaluronate lyase encodes MSFKISRRDFLKLAMTATMLSAPEWDKAISKAMDLVKNGDVNIVWFEAQACEGNTTAIIQATDPTVTQVLFGASPLVGPGSVKVSFWPALMPQQGEQAVDVLNDIIAGKYNPYVLVLEGSFPDENTAQQYNPNNPGYWGMLGPKTLNEWVAELLPNAVAVLAVGNCASYGGLIADKVYQPPPKFITPNWSPSPTGAIGFFDDPLRGYKGLLSRFYEDNYLNAREGAAPFYTFVKNPNSYLDITPSPSASVKPAIAVPGCPANGNGIMRTLANLVLWAEGLAPLPELDQYWRPLYFFQNTVHEQCPRAAWYAAGEFRTQPGEPTAACLFEVGCKGPVSNCPWNKYGWVGGIGGPTRTGAVCIGCTMPGFSDLYEPFYKPLQVPIPSSTLTTAGLIGAGIVIGAAAAYAEKRLVKPKTEVKK; translated from the coding sequence ATGTCATTTAAGATATCTAGGAGAGACTTTCTAAAACTAGCAATGACAGCAACAATGCTATCCGCTCCAGAATGGGATAAAGCGATTTCCAAAGCAATGGACCTAGTAAAAAATGGTGATGTTAATATTGTATGGTTTGAAGCTCAGGCATGCGAAGGAAACACAACTGCTATAATACAAGCTACTGATCCTACAGTTACACAAGTTCTGTTCGGTGCAAGTCCATTAGTAGGTCCAGGAAGTGTAAAAGTATCTTTCTGGCCAGCTCTAATGCCTCAGCAAGGTGAACAAGCGGTCGATGTGCTTAATGATATAATTGCCGGAAAATATAATCCATATGTTTTAGTATTAGAGGGAAGTTTCCCAGATGAAAATACAGCACAACAATATAATCCTAACAACCCAGGGTATTGGGGCATGTTAGGTCCTAAAACGTTAAATGAATGGGTTGCAGAGCTATTACCTAATGCTGTAGCTGTACTGGCTGTAGGTAATTGTGCTTCTTATGGTGGCTTAATAGCAGATAAAGTATATCAACCTCCGCCTAAGTTTATAACTCCTAACTGGTCCCCGTCACCCACTGGAGCTATAGGATTTTTTGATGATCCATTAAGAGGCTATAAGGGGTTATTAAGTAGGTTCTATGAGGATAATTATCTTAATGCTAGGGAAGGAGCAGCTCCATTCTATACATTTGTGAAAAATCCAAATTCGTATTTGGATATAACACCTTCGCCCAGTGCCTCAGTAAAACCAGCTATAGCTGTTCCAGGTTGTCCAGCAAATGGAAACGGAATTATGAGGACATTAGCTAATTTAGTTTTATGGGCAGAAGGATTAGCACCTTTACCAGAATTAGATCAATATTGGAGACCTTTATACTTCTTCCAAAATACAGTTCATGAGCAATGTCCTAGAGCAGCTTGGTATGCTGCAGGTGAGTTTAGAACTCAACCTGGAGAACCCACTGCCGCATGCTTATTTGAAGTAGGCTGTAAAGGTCCAGTTTCTAATTGTCCATGGAATAAATATGGATGGGTAGGAGGTATAGGTGGTCCTACAAGGACTGGAGCTGTATGCATTGGCTGTACTATGCCAGGCTTCTCAGATCTGTATGAGCCATTTTATAAACCTTTGCAAGTTCCTATACCTTCTTCAACTTTAACTACAGCTGGATTAATTGGTGCTGGTATAGTAATTGGTGCTGCTGCAGCTTATGCTGAAAAGAGACTTGTAAAACCAAAAACTGAAGTTAAAAAGTGA
- a CDS encoding (Fe-S)-binding protein — protein sequence MSTTITQQIDLEKLKQAIDEVVYTQIDSTILYYVQSCVNCKACEAGCPFSADGLEYSPVNKAEITRQLVRARFTVWGMTIGRVIGGAKKYLKLDEAQTLADYVWHCTDCGSCMFVCPMAIDSGALIELMKQISFKAGIIPKVYKELEDLEVSEKYWDIKEIQDIWNGLINKIGETIGKSVQLDKKNSEILLYSSLYEALVYPDVIIKTAKILDMLGKDWTFMSKPLGIRPPIGIVIGDSEGSVEVMKRIYEYFKEINPKYVIMTSGGYDYPTLRYRMHEILKVKPNYEVAHITEALAKWYEEGEFEIEQLDEVITWHDPCQLSKRGGVIEPPRVLLKALSKKFKELPNHGVNTLCCSGGGGSCSLPSTIENLAKMIGYTLDESDKKFLEDRVKSLKNAGKKKIEEINKIKPQKVLTGCPVCKESIGFSIDYYKADSKVYHIVEILADRIKVKGK from the coding sequence ATGTCAACCACAATAACTCAACAAATAGATTTGGAAAAATTAAAACAAGCAATAGATGAAGTAGTATATACACAAATAGATTCTACGATACTTTATTATGTTCAATCCTGCGTAAACTGTAAAGCTTGTGAAGCTGGATGTCCATTTAGTGCAGATGGATTAGAATACTCTCCAGTAAATAAGGCTGAAATAACAAGGCAATTAGTTAGAGCAAGATTTACTGTTTGGGGAATGACTATAGGAAGAGTTATTGGTGGAGCTAAAAAGTACCTTAAATTGGATGAGGCACAAACATTAGCAGATTATGTATGGCACTGTACTGATTGTGGATCATGTATGTTTGTATGTCCAATGGCTATTGATAGTGGAGCTTTAATCGAACTAATGAAGCAGATATCATTTAAAGCTGGTATAATTCCAAAAGTTTATAAAGAATTAGAGGATTTAGAAGTGAGTGAAAAGTATTGGGATATAAAAGAAATTCAGGATATTTGGAATGGCTTAATAAACAAAATAGGAGAAACTATAGGTAAATCGGTTCAGTTAGATAAAAAGAATTCGGAAATATTACTCTATTCCAGTCTTTATGAAGCTTTAGTATATCCAGATGTTATCATAAAAACCGCTAAAATTCTAGATATGCTAGGAAAAGACTGGACTTTTATGTCAAAACCATTAGGGATTAGACCACCTATTGGGATAGTAATAGGAGATAGCGAGGGTAGTGTGGAAGTAATGAAAAGAATTTACGAATATTTTAAAGAAATAAATCCAAAATATGTAATAATGACCTCAGGAGGATATGATTATCCTACATTAAGATATAGAATGCATGAAATACTTAAAGTTAAGCCAAATTATGAGGTAGCTCATATAACTGAAGCATTAGCTAAGTGGTATGAGGAAGGAGAGTTTGAGATAGAACAGTTAGATGAAGTCATAACATGGCATGATCCTTGTCAGCTAAGTAAAAGAGGTGGAGTTATTGAGCCACCAAGAGTTTTACTAAAAGCTTTATCTAAGAAATTCAAAGAATTACCTAATCATGGAGTTAACACATTATGCTGTAGTGGTGGTGGCGGAAGTTGTAGTCTACCATCAACTATTGAAAATTTAGCAAAAATGATTGGTTACACATTAGATGAATCTGACAAGAAGTTTCTTGAAGATAGAGTAAAATCCCTGAAAAACGCTGGAAAGAAAAAAATAGAAGAAATAAACAAAATCAAGCCACAAAAAGTACTAACTGGATGTCCAGTTTGCAAAGAAAGTATTGGATTCTCAATAGATTATTATAAAGCAGATTCTAAGGTATACCATATTGTAGAAATATTAGCTGACAGAATAAAGGTGAAAGGTAAATGA
- a CDS encoding TQO small subunit DoxA domain-containing protein, whose product MNGKYVTLIAILMMLVATGVTFGLYQINYQGFTHLTNYSKTPAYSLAGTRLYSNGTLFLQISRIAGPDTYGGFIVLVQVLYPNGTVYYQWTGQQLANIPTSDIKNEFDLPGHLARPIKIGNYGVGLLIPLGQNATVILQIPHPVPAGTYIIRVWDADGQDSAYGMKFQIQVQVIS is encoded by the coding sequence ATGAATGGGAAATATGTTACTTTAATAGCTATATTAATGATGTTAGTTGCGACTGGTGTAACGTTTGGACTCTATCAAATAAACTATCAAGGATTTACTCACTTAACAAACTATTCTAAAACCCCAGCCTACTCATTAGCTGGAACAAGATTATATTCAAATGGGACATTATTCCTTCAAATTTCAAGGATTGCTGGACCAGATACTTATGGCGGATTTATTGTTTTAGTTCAAGTTTTATATCCAAACGGTACAGTATATTATCAATGGACTGGTCAACAATTAGCTAATATACCAACAAGTGATATAAAGAATGAATTCGATCTACCCGGGCATTTAGCTAGGCCAATTAAAATTGGAAATTACGGTGTAGGATTACTAATCCCATTAGGGCAAAATGCTACTGTAATATTACAAATTCCTCATCCAGTCCCTGCTGGAACCTATATAATTAGAGTTTGGGATGCTGATGGACAAGATTCTGCATATGGAATGAAATTCCAAATTCAAGTTCAAGTTATCTCATAA
- a CDS encoding HypC/HybG/HupF family hydrogenase formation chaperone encodes MCWAVPAKVVSIDSDVIATVDLGQNTLKKVAIGVDNLKVGDYVMVHAGVIIAKLSKEEVMENVKFIEEQIREVAEMIGEDPNEAIKDFEKSVYSILSDEK; translated from the coding sequence ATGTGTTGGGCTGTTCCTGCTAAGGTTGTTTCAATAGATTCTGATGTAATAGCAACAGTAGATTTAGGTCAGAATACCCTAAAGAAAGTAGCAATTGGTGTAGATAATCTAAAAGTTGGAGATTATGTAATGGTTCATGCTGGCGTTATTATAGCGAAATTGTCAAAAGAAGAAGTTATGGAGAATGTAAAATTTATTGAGGAGCAAATAAGGGAAGTCGCAGAGATGATAGGTGAAGATCCAAATGAGGCAATAAAAGATTTTGAGAAATCTGTGTATTCTATTTTAAGTGATGAAAAATGA
- a CDS encoding nickel-dependent hydrogenase large subunit gives MSSSPIKMVIDPITRVAGHLGLTATVDPNTRQVINNEAYTYVTMFRGFEVFLRGRQPPDAIHITSRSCGVCGAAHANGSTRANDMALGAVPYPLGVVLRNMAYAMTDIIYDHSIILNVLEGPDFSAQVFQNYYPSCWQAAQQTKAEYTDIHGFNTIADIMTALNPFAGSLWVDAVKAQILAREAGVLIYGRHSHPPMLIPGGIGTDLSVGESLFVQYMYRLTTLTAWVKMLIASWMDLANFLIDNCDYENQGLTYAQPTYISGFGWESPELYSSLGESYEEIYGNIDSLSNTASEGPQTVFRPTIVRNGELLSKSFIDLNVAQLEFVNSSFYHNWAKITSPFTETDPAGNKLAWGLTASDGTPLYMYHPWNKTTIPNPMAPNFLEKYSWDAEPRLVWKDGTMWAYETGPWARLHAVAHFHPNSPIVKNGKISITLPAINDIPSWLPSGTMQEWTVEWEPPDKSTTLSRILGRAVDSAVAIFVAWENLEYGLELFMKNQTSPKTSRPWKQPSFSLGVGQFEVPRGTVRHWMVVSNYTIANYQYHAPTTANVSPRDNNCNGPWCINGQAIGPFEMSVINTKIMEEVPPSQWVGYDFGRAIRSFDPCLVCAAHFEIKGLNKKIEQLITPVCNT, from the coding sequence ATGAGTAGTTCTCCTATAAAAATGGTTATAGATCCTATTACAAGAGTTGCAGGGCATCTAGGTTTAACAGCAACAGTGGATCCAAATACTAGACAAGTAATTAACAATGAAGCCTATACGTACGTTACAATGTTTAGAGGTTTCGAAGTATTTTTAAGAGGAAGACAACCACCAGATGCAATACATATAACATCGAGAAGCTGTGGGGTTTGTGGTGCTGCTCATGCAAATGGTTCAACAAGAGCTAACGATATGGCATTAGGTGCAGTACCTTATCCTCTTGGTGTGGTTTTAAGAAATATGGCATATGCTATGACTGATATAATTTATGATCACTCTATTATATTAAACGTATTAGAAGGCCCAGATTTTTCAGCACAAGTTTTTCAAAACTATTATCCATCATGCTGGCAAGCAGCACAACAAACTAAAGCTGAATACACTGATATTCATGGTTTCAATACAATAGCAGACATTATGACAGCTTTAAACCCATTTGCTGGTTCCTTATGGGTAGATGCGGTAAAAGCGCAAATATTAGCAAGAGAAGCTGGAGTATTAATTTATGGAAGACATTCCCATCCACCAATGCTAATACCGGGAGGAATTGGAACTGATTTATCGGTTGGAGAATCTCTATTTGTTCAGTACATGTATAGGTTAACTACACTAACTGCTTGGGTAAAAATGCTTATAGCTTCATGGATGGACTTAGCCAACTTCCTAATTGATAATTGTGACTATGAAAATCAAGGATTAACTTATGCTCAACCCACTTATATATCTGGATTTGGATGGGAAAGCCCAGAGTTATATAGTTCATTAGGAGAGAGTTACGAAGAAATATATGGTAATATTGACTCCTTGTCTAATACTGCAAGTGAAGGACCACAAACAGTATTCAGACCAACTATAGTAAGAAACGGGGAACTATTAAGCAAAAGCTTCATAGATTTAAATGTTGCCCAGTTAGAGTTTGTTAATTCCTCATTCTATCATAACTGGGCTAAAATTACATCCCCGTTTACTGAAACAGATCCAGCGGGTAATAAGTTAGCTTGGGGACTAACTGCTTCAGATGGCACACCCTTATATATGTACCATCCTTGGAATAAGACAACAATACCAAATCCCATGGCTCCTAACTTTTTAGAAAAATACAGCTGGGATGCTGAACCAAGATTAGTATGGAAAGATGGAACTATGTGGGCTTATGAGACAGGTCCTTGGGCTAGATTGCATGCTGTTGCTCATTTCCATCCAAATAGCCCAATTGTGAAAAATGGTAAGATATCAATAACATTACCAGCTATAAACGATATTCCCTCATGGCTACCTAGTGGAACAATGCAAGAATGGACTGTAGAATGGGAACCACCAGACAAGTCTACAACGCTAAGCAGAATTTTAGGAAGAGCAGTAGATTCTGCTGTGGCAATATTCGTAGCATGGGAGAACCTAGAATATGGTTTAGAATTATTTATGAAAAACCAAACTTCACCCAAGACATCAAGACCTTGGAAACAGCCCTCATTTAGCCTAGGTGTTGGACAATTCGAAGTACCAAGAGGTACAGTAAGACATTGGATGGTAGTTAGCAATTATACTATAGCTAATTACCAATATCATGCTCCTACAACAGCTAATGTATCGCCAAGAGATAATAATTGTAATGGTCCATGGTGTATAAACGGACAAGCAATAGGTCCATTTGAAATGTCAGTAATTAACACTAAGATTATGGAAGAAGTGCCACCCTCACAATGGGTTGGATATGATTTTGGAAGAGCTATAAGAAGTTTCGATCCATGTCTAGTATGTGCTGCACACTTTGAAATTAAAGGATTAAATAAGAAGATTGAACAACTAATAACACCGGTGTGCAATACATGA
- the hypE gene encoding hydrogenase expression/formation protein HypE: MSQTILISHGNGGKETQQLLQRLIFSKLPSSLKKTIDGVGLDFPDDGAVIGKLVIATDSHTVYPYFFPGGSIGKLAVNGTINDVVMMNAKPIAMLDSIVVAEGFPLNDLEKIIDDMLSVLKENNIPLVGGDFKVVPSSSMKDIVINTVGIGITENPLVDKIRPEDEIIVTGPIGVHGSLIAALQYGIQTNLQSDTKPLIKLLDVFDKFKGYIHAARDPTRGGLAATLNEWVANTEYMIVIDENKLNIPEEVKAISDVTGLDPLVLANEGIAVLSVSPQVSKDVLKELDSLGFTPSIIGKVISPENPNNKALVVVKTVIGGAKILEMPTGDIVPRIC, from the coding sequence ATGAGTCAGACAATATTAATTTCTCATGGAAATGGAGGAAAAGAGACTCAACAATTGCTTCAAAGGTTAATATTCTCAAAGTTACCTTCATCCTTAAAGAAAACAATTGATGGCGTTGGACTAGATTTTCCAGATGATGGGGCTGTAATAGGCAAATTAGTAATAGCTACTGATTCTCATACAGTATATCCATATTTCTTTCCAGGAGGAAGTATAGGGAAATTAGCAGTCAATGGTACAATAAACGATGTAGTCATGATGAATGCGAAGCCCATTGCAATGTTAGATTCAATAGTTGTTGCTGAAGGATTTCCTTTGAATGACTTAGAGAAAATAATAGATGATATGTTGTCAGTATTGAAAGAAAATAACATACCACTTGTTGGTGGGGATTTTAAAGTAGTTCCTTCTTCATCAATGAAAGACATAGTAATAAACACTGTAGGAATAGGAATTACTGAAAATCCACTTGTAGATAAAATCAGACCAGAAGACGAAATAATAGTTACTGGACCTATAGGCGTTCATGGTAGCTTAATTGCTGCACTACAATATGGAATACAAACAAATTTGCAAAGTGATACAAAACCTTTAATTAAACTCCTTGATGTATTTGATAAGTTTAAAGGTTATATTCATGCTGCTAGAGATCCTACAAGAGGTGGATTAGCTGCTACACTAAACGAATGGGTAGCTAACACTGAATATATGATAGTGATAGATGAAAATAAACTAAATATTCCAGAAGAGGTAAAGGCTATATCTGATGTTACTGGTTTAGATCCTTTAGTACTTGCAAATGAAGGAATAGCCGTACTTAGTGTCTCGCCACAAGTTAGTAAAGATGTCTTAAAAGAGCTAGATAGCTTAGGATTTACGCCAAGTATTATAGGGAAAGTAATATCTCCAGAAAATCCAAATAACAAAGCTTTAGTTGTTGTTAAAACAGTAATTGGAGGAGCAAAAATATTAGAAATGCCTACCGGAGATATAGTACCAAGAATTTGTTGA
- a CDS encoding winged helix-turn-helix domain-containing protein: MKVKFNKKKRSDYEIIYDILNALKDGPIPKTRLIYRAGLTYLTATRYIPYLEKQNLIKKEGDLYHLTEKGKEVRSLLEVYKAKASEIKEIVQKLEQELGPMDEEEK, encoded by the coding sequence ATGAAAGTTAAATTCAATAAGAAAAAAAGAAGTGATTATGAGATTATTTACGATATTCTTAATGCACTAAAAGACGGCCCTATACCAAAGACAAGATTAATTTATAGAGCTGGCCTGACATATTTAACAGCAACTAGATACATTCCTTACCTAGAAAAACAAAATTTAATTAAAAAAGAGGGAGATTTATATCATTTAACGGAAAAAGGTAAGGAAGTCAGATCACTTCTTGAAGTCTATAAAGCTAAGGCAAGTGAGATTAAAGAAATAGTTCAGAAATTGGAACAAGAATTAGGGCCAATGGATGAAGAAGAAAAATAG